A window of the Oncorhynchus kisutch isolate 150728-3 unplaced genomic scaffold, Okis_V2 scaffold1192, whole genome shotgun sequence genome harbors these coding sequences:
- the LOC116365189 gene encoding pyrroline-5-carboxylate reductase 2 isoform X2 → MGVNLTTSNKEVVNKSDVLFLAVKPHIIPFVLDEIGPDIEDRHLIVSCAAGVTISSIEKKLLQYRPFPKVMRCMTNTPVVVREGATVYATGTHAELEDGRLLEQLMASVGYCTEVEEDLIDAVTGLSGSGPAYAFTAVEALADGGVKMGLPRRLAIRLGAQALLGAAKMLLDSEQHPGQLKDNVCSPGGATIHALHVMESGGFRALLINAVEASCIRTRELQFLADQEKISPAAIKKTTLDKVLQQPGVGTGVGVRTGSGISLFNSSNPRHKK, encoded by the exons ATGGGTGTCAATCTCACAACCAGCAACAAGGAGGTGGTGAACAAGAGTGACGTTCTGTTTCTGGCTGTCAAACCACACATCATCCCCTTCGTGTTGGATGAGATCGGACCGGACATTGAGGACCGCCACCTCATTGTGTCCTGTGCAGCTGGTGTCACCATCAGCTCCATTGAGAAG AAACTGCTCCAGTACCGCCCGTTCCCCAAGGTGATGCGATGCATGACCAACACCCCGGTGGTGGTTCGGGAGGGAGCCACGGTCTACGCCACGGGTACCCACGCCGAGCTAGAGGACGGGAGGCTGCTGGAGCAGCTGATGGCCAGTGTGGGCTACTGCACGGAGGTGGAGGAGGACCTGATCGATGCCGTCACCGGACTCAGTGGCAGTGGACCTGCCTAT GCATTTACAGCTGTGGAAGCGCTTGCTGACGGGGGGGTTAAAATGGGTCTGCCCAGGAGACTGGCTATACGGCTTGGAGCACAGGCCCTGCTG GGAGCAGCCAAAATGCTGTTGGACTCGGAGCAGCACCCTGGCCAGCTGAAGGACAACGTTTGCTCCCCAGGGGGCGCCACCATTCACGCCCTGCACGTCATGGAGAGTGGGGGATTCCGCGCCCTGCTCATCAACGCTGTGGAGGCCTCGTGCATTAGGACCAG GGAGCTCCAGTTCTTGGCTGACCAGGAGAAGATCTCTCCTGCGGCCATCAAGAAGACTACGCTGGACAAGGTTCTGCAGCAGCCAGGGGTGGGAACAGGGGTGGGCGTCCGGACGGGATCTGGGATCAGCCTGTTCAACAGCAGCAACCCCAGGCATAAGAAGTAA